A single Salmo trutta chromosome 14, fSalTru1.1, whole genome shotgun sequence DNA region contains:
- the LOC115208252 gene encoding ubiquitin-conjugating enzyme E2 R2, whose protein sequence is MAHHSTPSSQKALMMELKSLQEQPVEGFRIGLVEESDLYNWEVAIFGPPNTLYEGGYFKSHIKFPIDYPYSPPTFRFLTKMWHPNIYENGDVCISILHPPVDDPQSGELPSERWNPTQNVRTILLSVISLLNEPNTFSPANVDASVMFRKWRDSKGKDKEYAEIIRKQVVSTVAEAERDGVKVPTTLAEYCVQTRVPSQDSSSDLLYDDLYDDDMEEEEEEDEDEEESDMESGGEAGGTSGGEGGVTTGCYDDDQEDSGNEDS, encoded by the exons ATGGCCCACCATTCGACGCCCAGTTCCCAGAAGGCCCTGATGATGGAGCTGAAGTCCCTGCAGGAGCAGCCAGTGGAGGGCTTCCGCATCGGCCTGGTGGAGGAGTCGGACCTTTACAACTGGGAGGTGGCCATCTTTGGACCCCCCAACACACTGTACGAGGGAGGCTACTTTAAG TCTCACATCAAGTTCCCCATCGACTACCCCTACTCCCCGCCGACCTTCCGTTTTCTCACCAAGATGTGGCATCCCAACATCTACGAG AACGGCGACGTGTGCATCTCCATTCTCCACCCTCCTGTTGATGACCCCCAGAGCGGGGAGCTCCCCTCAGAGAGGTGGAACCCCACCCAGAACGTCAG gaccATCTTGTTGAGTGTGATCTCTCTGCTGAACGAGCCCAACACATTCTCACCGGCCAACGTGGATGCCTCCGTTATGTTCCGCAAGTGGAGGGACAGCAAGGGCAAGGACAAGGAATACGCTGAAATTATCAG gaaGCAGGTGGTGTCCACGGTGGCAGAGGCGGAGCGCGACGGTGTCAAGGTTCCCACTACGCTGGCTGAGTACTGTGTCCAGACCCGGGTTCCCTCCCAAGACAGCAGCTCAGACCTGCTCTACGACGACCTCTATGATGAtgatatggaggaggaggaggaagaggatgaagatgaggaggagagcgACATGGAGtcgggaggagaggcaggggggaccagtggaggagaaggaggggtcaCTACTGGCTGCTATGACGACGACCAGGAGGATTCTGGGAACGAGGACTCTTGA
- the rfesd gene encoding Rieske domain-containing protein isoform X1: MILESFSVWSIIISMEDRGEGEEPAAGLHFVGMKEDLIKAKRSFRTLEGRDILVLYHQEIFYALDFHCYHAGGPLQNGDIEEFDGKLCIVCPKHKYKISLAEGESIYRATNPYDPVPTTRWYSKGIKQRVHTVTETDGDVYVTLSHMSRFIESDYFQGEKGKAERERMEAEDSSKKSITTS, encoded by the exons atgattctggaatcctt CAGTGTTTGGAGTATCATCATATCCatggaggacaggggagagggggaagagccTGCAGCCGGTCTGCACTTTGTGGGCATGAAGGAGGACCTGATAAAAGCCAAGCGGTCGTTCAGGACCCTGGAGGGCAGGGACATACTGGTGCTCTATCACCAGGAGATTTTCTATGCTCTGGATTTCCACTGTTACC ATGCTGGGGGACCATTGCAAAATGGAGACATAGAG GAATTTGACGGCAAGCTGTGCATAGTGTGTCCAAAGCACAAGTACAAGATCTCTCTCGCTGAGGGGGAGAGCATCTACAGGGCCACCAACCCTTATGACCCAGTGCCCACAACAAGGTGGTACTCCAAGGGCATCAAACAAAGAGTCCACACGGTGACCGAGACTGACGGGGACGTTTATGTCACACTGTCCCACATGTCCCGTTTTATCGAGTCTGACTACTTCCAGGGAGAGAAGGGcaaagcagagagggagagaatggaggCCGAAGATTCTTCTAAGAAATCTATCACAACCTCCTGA
- the rfesd gene encoding Rieske domain-containing protein isoform X2: MEDRGEGEEPAAGLHFVGMKEDLIKAKRSFRTLEGRDILVLYHQEIFYALDFHCYHAGGPLQNGDIEEFDGKLCIVCPKHKYKISLAEGESIYRATNPYDPVPTTRWYSKGIKQRVHTVTETDGDVYVTLSHMSRFIESDYFQGEKGKAERERMEAEDSSKKSITTS; the protein is encoded by the exons atggaggacaggggagagggggaagagccTGCAGCCGGTCTGCACTTTGTGGGCATGAAGGAGGACCTGATAAAAGCCAAGCGGTCGTTCAGGACCCTGGAGGGCAGGGACATACTGGTGCTCTATCACCAGGAGATTTTCTATGCTCTGGATTTCCACTGTTACC ATGCTGGGGGACCATTGCAAAATGGAGACATAGAG GAATTTGACGGCAAGCTGTGCATAGTGTGTCCAAAGCACAAGTACAAGATCTCTCTCGCTGAGGGGGAGAGCATCTACAGGGCCACCAACCCTTATGACCCAGTGCCCACAACAAGGTGGTACTCCAAGGGCATCAAACAAAGAGTCCACACGGTGACCGAGACTGACGGGGACGTTTATGTCACACTGTCCCACATGTCCCGTTTTATCGAGTCTGACTACTTCCAGGGAGAGAAGGGcaaagcagagagggagagaatggaggCCGAAGATTCTTCTAAGAAATCTATCACAACCTCCTGA